Proteins encoded together in one Desulfosporosinus meridiei DSM 13257 window:
- the spoIIP gene encoding stage II sporulation protein P: protein MLREDFYHRQKKNFKIWSFKEWVRGFFLGVVSLVIVLGLAYALRSGGAYQFVQFLTQQSFPFEAILLEGAPGYSQPERARVNLARQQGLAVSMFLLTGVNISDPRTFFLGFFSHPPQGPVWLGWAYNPDDPEFEGPILEPLESVTPNGNELPTPALPVKPGSSQVVVGIYNTHNSESYGGNGGPDRLPGKNGDIVTVGETLKNALEKKGVGTVHDTTIHDAVDFMKAYSESVKTAAKLLKDHPAIKVLLDIHRDGLPPGFKKSTVKVNGKEASKILVVIGKKNPHWQKNEALAKKLMAIAEKKHPGLFVSNISYAAEARYNQHLSEGGLLLEFGDQYNTLDESNRAAEAFAEVLAQWMEEEAS, encoded by the coding sequence TTGCTACGGGAAGATTTTTACCACCGTCAGAAAAAAAACTTTAAGATTTGGTCTTTTAAAGAATGGGTGCGCGGGTTCTTTTTGGGAGTTGTTAGTTTAGTGATTGTTTTAGGGCTCGCCTATGCCCTCCGGAGCGGGGGGGCCTATCAATTTGTTCAGTTTCTCACTCAACAGTCCTTTCCCTTTGAGGCTATTCTGTTAGAAGGTGCACCGGGGTATTCTCAACCCGAACGTGCTCGAGTGAATTTAGCGAGACAGCAGGGTTTGGCAGTAAGTATGTTTTTATTAACTGGTGTAAATATTTCAGATCCACGAACATTTTTTTTAGGATTTTTCTCTCATCCTCCCCAAGGCCCGGTCTGGCTTGGTTGGGCCTATAACCCTGATGACCCAGAGTTTGAGGGTCCGATCTTAGAACCGCTAGAAAGCGTTACTCCTAATGGGAATGAACTTCCTACTCCTGCTTTGCCCGTGAAACCTGGTTCCTCCCAAGTTGTTGTTGGAATTTATAATACACATAATAGTGAAAGCTATGGTGGGAATGGCGGTCCTGATCGCTTACCTGGAAAAAACGGAGATATTGTCACTGTTGGCGAAACCTTAAAAAATGCCCTTGAGAAAAAGGGAGTTGGTACCGTTCATGATACGACTATTCATGATGCGGTGGACTTTATGAAAGCCTATAGTGAGTCCGTAAAAACAGCTGCTAAATTACTTAAGGATCATCCTGCAATAAAAGTATTACTAGATATTCACCGAGATGGCTTACCACCGGGTTTCAAAAAATCAACGGTCAAAGTCAATGGGAAAGAAGCTAGTAAGATTTTGGTTGTTATCGGAAAGAAAAATCCCCACTGGCAAAAGAATGAGGCTTTGGCAAAGAAATTAATGGCAATTGCCGAGAAAAAACATCCTGGGCTTTTTGTTTCCAATATTAGTTATGCGGCAGAAGCGAGGTATAACCAACATCTCTCGGAGGGCGGGTTGTTGCTGGAATTTGGGGATCAATATAATACTTTAGATGAATCGAATAGGGCGGCCGAGGCCTTTGCTGAGGTTTTGGCACAGTGGATGGAGGAGGAAGCGTCTTAG
- a CDS encoding phage holin family protein, whose protein sequence is MIGMIVRFIVSALVLMLVSWIVPGLRVNGFTGALIAAAVIAILGYAAEKLFGDRISRVGRGSIGFLTAAVVIYFSQFLVPGYISVSIIGALLASLVIGIVDSFVPTTLR, encoded by the coding sequence ATGATAGGAATGATCGTAAGGTTTATTGTATCGGCTTTGGTTCTGATGTTGGTAAGTTGGATTGTTCCAGGACTTCGCGTAAATGGATTTACGGGCGCGCTCATTGCTGCTGCAGTTATTGCTATACTTGGCTATGCTGCTGAAAAGTTATTCGGTGATAGAATTTCTCGAGTTGGGCGGGGTTCTATTGGATTCCTTACAGCCGCTGTGGTTATTTACTTCAGCCAGTTTCTCGTTCCAGGCTATATTTCAGTATCAATTATTGGAGCGTTACTTGCTTCTTTAGTTATTGGAATTGTAGACAGCTTTGTTCCTACAACGCTTCGATAA
- the rpsT gene encoding 30S ribosomal protein S20: protein MPNIKSAIKRVELEKARTIKNAAAKSTLRTTIRRFEEAISTDSETAALALKRAARALDKASSKGLIHKNLAARKKSRLTRRFSKHFAQVG from the coding sequence GTGCCAAACATTAAATCCGCAATCAAAAGAGTTGAGTTGGAAAAAGCTCGCACGATTAAAAATGCTGCTGCCAAATCTACATTACGGACAACCATTCGCCGTTTTGAAGAAGCAATCAGCACGGATTCCGAGACTGCAGCACTCGCTTTGAAAAGGGCTGCTCGTGCTTTGGATAAAGCCTCCTCTAAGGGTTTGATTCATAAAAACTTAGCTGCTCGCAAGAAGTCCCGTCTCACGAGAAGATTCAGCAAGCATTTTGCTCAAGTAGGCTAA
- a CDS encoding PocR ligand-binding domain-containing protein: MKLLEKDTGGNLDLSSITIKDVIDIEFLQRFQDDFAKGVGLASVTVDLDGTPITAPSSYTRFCMDFTHSTETGDKRCAESHRKGGEEAARTGKPVIYECHAGLIDFAAPIMLEGRQIGTILGGQVLTDAPNDVKYRKIANEIGVNEDGYVESVHEIRTLTRESIESAANVLYIVANNMSNTAYQQLKLKSVSDILTDGLAQISATMEQLAASASVVSENQANLNNEIKNVNIVTGKIDAVMDFIKDIADETRLLGLNAAIEAARAGEAGLGFGVVAQEIRKLSADSKETVGKIKDLTTSIKDSVDKTVEMGNATTSTIEQQAAAIEEVTASVMEIAGLTEQLEKLATTL, from the coding sequence ATGAAACTTTTAGAAAAAGATACAGGTGGCAATTTGGATTTGAGTTCAATAACCATTAAAGATGTTATCGACATCGAATTTCTCCAGCGCTTTCAAGATGATTTTGCCAAGGGAGTCGGATTAGCAAGTGTTACAGTTGATCTTGACGGTACTCCAATAACGGCCCCTAGCAGCTATACTCGTTTTTGCATGGACTTCACCCACTCCACGGAAACCGGAGATAAACGTTGTGCTGAATCTCATCGTAAAGGCGGCGAAGAAGCTGCAAGGACTGGTAAACCTGTAATCTACGAATGTCATGCTGGTTTGATCGACTTTGCCGCACCGATAATGTTGGAAGGACGTCAGATTGGTACTATCTTAGGAGGACAAGTCCTCACAGATGCTCCAAACGATGTTAAGTATCGAAAGATTGCAAACGAAATCGGTGTCAACGAAGATGGCTATGTGGAATCAGTTCATGAAATTCGAACATTAACACGAGAAAGCATAGAATCTGCGGCAAATGTGCTTTATATCGTTGCTAACAATATGTCCAATACCGCTTATCAACAATTAAAACTGAAATCGGTGTCAGACATTCTCACTGATGGGTTGGCACAAATATCGGCAACTATGGAACAATTAGCAGCTTCGGCTAGCGTAGTAAGTGAAAATCAAGCAAATCTTAACAATGAGATCAAAAACGTAAATATTGTTACAGGTAAAATAGATGCAGTAATGGACTTCATCAAGGACATTGCTGACGAAACCCGATTATTGGGCTTAAATGCAGCGATTGAGGCAGCAAGAGCTGGTGAAGCCGGGCTAGGCTTTGGTGTAGTGGCCCAAGAAATCAGGAAACTATCTGCTGATTCTAAAGAAACAGTTGGCAAAATTAAAGATCTAACCACCTCGATAAAAGACTCTGTCGACAAAACCGTGGAGATGGGAAATGCAACAACTTCTACCATTGAGCAGCAAGCTGCAGCTATCGAAGAAGTGACTGCTAGCGTCATGGAGATTGCCGGTCTTACTGAACAATTGGAAAAACTCGCAACCACACTTTAA